The Paenibacillus sp. RC334 nucleotide sequence ACTATATGCGCCTTCCAGTACTTTTTGCGAGACATCAGACTGATCCTTTTCCCTTGTTTCCTTAGGTTCTAACTGAGGACTGTATTGAATTTTTCCCAATTGATCTTCTTTTTGTTTTAAAACAAGTTCAAACTCAAGTATCTCTTTGCTGGTATCAATCTGTTCTTGATACTTATCTACATAAGCGTGTGTAAACGTAATATCTCGGATCGTCGTTTTCATTTCTCACGACTTGGATATTACATTTTCGATAGTAGTCCTCACTATCAGGTTTATATTCTGTGTTTGCCCATGTATACAGCATGTTGGAATTATCCGCATTGTCTATAACTGAAGGAAGCGAATGAAGCTGAATTTTGCTTCGAATATGTAGTGAATGTGCCAAATCTGAAGACTTAGCTAAAAGGTTTTGGGACTATTGTTCATATAAGTAAAGCTAGTGATTTCACCTTTTACAAACTCGATTGGCTCACTACCGGATTTGCGTTCTATTCTTAATGAAATGCACATTGAAGTAATCTCCTCTGTTAATTTAATCTAGTTTTATAGGAAAAATTTATGAAAATACTAATTTCCAAATATTAATATATACGAAAAATATTAAATAGTAAACAAATTTTCAGCTTGGTAAAGGACGTAAAAAAAGCCCCGGTTACCTGGGAACCTTTTATGTACTTGCAGAAATAATATCCTCCAACTTAACCCAACTAAAATCATCTTCGTATTTGGACAGCTTCACTTCCCGTCTGGCTGTGTTTATAGACGTAACGACACCCGTCATAACCGTATCATCGAACGGGCTAAATACAGTCAACGTGACAGTCGTACGTAAGTTGTAGGAGTCTATAAGCGTCTGCTCTATTAGCTGTAACCTCTTGGTCGTCCAACTCCGGCTTGCCGCGCCGCTGACGGTCTTTCATTAGCTTCAAATATGCTTCCTTGTGCTCGGGGATAATTATCCTAGAGCTTTCCCATATTCCATTGCCTTCAAGTTTCTTTCCCATGTATGTAGCCTCCTGTTGTGTAATGTACAAATTATATATCGAACATACGTTCTGTACAAGGGATTATTTTTACCAACGAACAAAAAAATAAACCTCGGATTGCTCCTGGCTTAGTATTCGGTAAAATATCTATTCGCATTTCCGGGTGGCATGATGATCTTCTGGTCCCTGTCCCATCCTTCGATAATGACGATATCCCGCAATGAGGACTTATCCGCCCACGTAATATAGTTATTCTTCTCAAGAACCAGCAGCCCCGCCTTTATGTCCGCTACACTTCTGCCTGTCTTGATCTCCAGTTCCTTCATTGTGGGCATCCTACGGCGGCCTGCTGAAAAGTTGTAGAGTATCCGTAGTAGCTTGCGTTCGATATCAGGTAACAAAGCAACCAACTCCTTCACTAGTCATTATATACAAACATGCGTTCTTATAAAACAAAGAATACTATTCCAAAATAAATGTCTCATTCTCTTGCTTTATGGTACTATATATGGTACCATATATGCAGGAGGTGAGACATGGCTAGGATAAATAAATTGATCCAGAAAATGAAAGACCGCCCAAACGGGATTCGATTTGAAGAGGTCGAAAAGGTACTTGAACATTACGGATACATAAAGGCAAGGCACGATGGAACGTCACATTGCCAATTCCGAAATGATAAAGGCGACCTAATCACCGTCAAAAAGAAAAACCCATTAAAGGCGGCGTGCGTCAAAGACGTACTGGGTCGGATCGGGGAGTGAGCGCTCCCCTTTCCTTATCCTCAATATATCCTAGCCGATATATAATGGCAAATAATCAACAAAAGGATTTAGCGTATTACATGTCGCTCCCGTACACTATACAGATTCGACCAATGAACGACGAAAGCGGACACTACTTTTACTCAACAGTAGCGGAATTAGACGGTTGCCAAAGTGACGGAGAGACCTTTGCTGAAGCTTATGAAAGTGTTCTTGAAGCCATGAAAGGCTATTTGTCTGTTAAGTTGGAACATGGCGACCCTATACCTGAACCTGTAGGAGAGAATGAATACAGCGGCAAGTTTAATTTACGTGTACCCAAAAGTCTGCACCAGCAGTTAGCAGAACGGGCAGCAGCCGAAAATGTTTCACTTAACCAATACTGCCTATACAAACTTAGCAAATAAAAAAAGCTCTGCCGACCAATTAAGGTTAGCAGAGCTTTTTTTTGCTTAGAGTATTCAAAATCTACACCATTCATCTTATTGTGGAATATCCTATAAAAGTAACATTAAAGCTTTAGTAACCCACCAGGCAGCAGTTTCATTCCCAGTCACTTGCAAAGCTCCTGCATATATTGCATCTTCAATAGCTCCAGTGAAGTTGTCAACAACACCTAGGATCTGTAAGAAACCCTCAACTCCAATAAAAGCTTTCACTGAGGCCGGAAGTTTATCAAATCCTGCTTTTAAAGCTTTTACTGCCCAACTCAATTTCCCTTGTGTTTGATACTCTCCACGGTCTTCTTTATTTTGGATGGCTTTAATAAAATCATTTTTTTCCTGCTCAGACAAATTGAAATATTCGGAAATACCTTCGATATCTTGTAATTCTGATTCACTAAGAGAATCCTTAGCACTACTAGAAACACTACTAGAGTCTGTAGAAGGCAATGCGTACATTGAGGCTGGTACCGCAATCACACCTGTTAGTAAAGTTGCGGCCATAAGTGAGGTTATCCAAACTTTTTTCATCACTTCAACTCCTCATTGTTTTTTATATTCATTTACCATTTATGTAATCGTTACACTATTTATGGTAAACTATAGTTAGTTTTATATCAACTTCTATTTTTGATTTAAAGGAGGTATTTGGTGAAAAATATTTGGAGATTTATCATCGCACTGCTCATCGGCAACATTATCGGGAATCTAACTTACGGAAGGCTAGAATTTTTTCAATACAACACAGGAACTGGATTTTTCACATTAGAAAATCTCATTAAGTTCATTATTGACTACGGCCTGGCTGTGATTATTGCATTAATCATATATGTCTTGATTGGAAAACTTTTCATAAGAAGTGATGAGAAATAAACCAAAAGGACTCCTATGGGCTAAATACCAGTGGAGTCCTTCTTTACATCTACTCTAAATTCAAACTGATTCCTCATGAAATATTTTCCGTTAATCTTGATCGACTCAGGCGAAAATTTTTCTACTGGACCACCGTAATCCTCAAACGTCACCCGTAATTCTTCGTCCACGGACACAACATATGCTCTTACCTGGCTTAATGCTGATGCAAACAGTTCGATATCTGATTTTTACACTTTATATGTATGGTTCATGCTGATCACCTCGATAATTCATTCGGTGAATGGTATTCAATAAAAAAGACTCTGCCAGCATTACGCCAGCAGAGCCCCCAGTCCAATCATACCCAAAATGCTTTTGAGATAATTACCAACAGGATAAACAATACCAAGATTGCACCTATAGAATGAAATCCGCCGTATCCACCATAACCTGCTCCACCTTCATATCCACTCATGGCTTGAACCTCCTTTATTTGTAGTACAACATAATATATGCACAAAGACTTCAGAGTACAGGGTATACAGGTAATAATTACAAAAGCTCATCGATCACATATCAATAGAGCCTTTTTACCTAAACAATGATTGGGCATTACCGTGACATTGCTTTAGAAATTAAATCCAAAATGCTTTAGTGATGATAACCAACAGAATAAAGAGTACCAAAATTGCACCCGTCGATGTGAAAGGACAAAAACATTTTTCCCTACGCTCTTCCTTGCGCTCAACTCCTCCAACACATTCACTCACATGAACTCCTCCTTTCATTTAGACACCATACACCGTATGTGTCACTCAATAAATTTGGAAAGGCTAAGTGGAAATGACTTCAACGAAAAAAATCCCCGCCGACCAGTTAAGGGTTAGCGGGGATTTCTCATTTAACGATAAATTCAACTTTTGTGCCATCCGCATATTCGTCCAACTTGTGACCTACCCATGATCCAGCTCCACGATTATCCTTCGGGCTTATGTACTTAATATCCGCCCCCTCCCCACCTTCGGAACACATCGCCATAGGCCATTCATCACGATCCTTGCCCTTCTTGGTCGGTACGCCTTTGAGGGACAAATCACGGTTATGCTCGGCTCCATCGCGGTCAATTGTACATACTTGTGACTTTCCGGCTGCTATGGCCTCTCGGATATGCTGCGCTGTCTCGGGATAACGATCGGACGGAAACTCTAGCTTAACCTTGTCGGCAGACACCTGTGTTACTGGATTAGCTACAGGCTCTGTTTTGCTGGGTCTAGTTGCTTCCTGCTGTTGCACGTTGCAGCCAGCTAATAGGACTGTAATAAGTATGGTAAATATCCACCTAAACATATGTATTCCTCCCCCTAAACGTAATAACACCCCACCAGCTTGGCCAGTAGGGTGTTACCGATGCTTTCGGATTTATATATCACGATAATATTTTTGATTGATTTTAAATGTTTTTTTATAGGGTTCATATTGATCCATCGAAATAAACATTATGTAATGAAAGCTCAATAACCCAACTTTCCAATATAAGCTAAGTTATTGAACTCACGCTGGGATTCTAATAAAGCTAAAGAAGTTTTTCATTTCTTATTTTCGTTTTCTTTCAGGTAATACCAGTAGTTTAAAATAAAAAATCTTAGACTGGTACCCATCAGCATAATGCATATAATAATTGTGAAGTAGCTAAAATAACTAATTATAAGGGTCTGTCAATAATTTTGTGTAAACTCTTTTAAGCATAGATTCGCCCGAGGGGGAAAACGCGAATCTAACGCAAGTGTTGACCGACCCGATCGGGGGAAAAGACCGAAAGCTGTAGTAGCATTTGCCCCCAGTTTTGGACACGGCCTGTCCATTTTAGAGTGACATCGACGGTGGCCAAATAGAGCATTTTAAGTAGGGCTTCATCGGTAGGGAAAATGCTCTTTCCCTTCGTCACTTTACGAAGCTGACGGTGGTAACTCTCGATCATATTGGTGGTGTAGAATGAGTTTGCGGATTTCAGGTGGGTACTTGAAAAAGGTAGCAAGTTCGTCCCAATGGGTCCGCCAAGAACGGATAATCAGGGGATATTTGGCTCCCCAAACTTCCTCGAAGCGGTCGAGTTCAAGTAAGGCACTTTCCTCGGTAACTGCCTTGTAAATGGGCTTTAAGTCGGCTGTTACTTTCTTAATGTCCTTGTATGACACGTAACGGGTGGAGCTGCGGATTTGGTGAATAATACACTTCTGAATTTCGGTTTGGGGATAACAGGCTGCAATCGCCTGAGAAAATCCAGACAGGTTATCCACACAGATAATGAGGATGTCTTGAACCCCGCGATTCTTGAGTTCATTCAGCACGCTGAGCCAGAACTTAGAGGACTCATTCTCACCAATCCACATGCCGAGCACGTCTTTGTTTCCGTCCAGATCGATGCCAATGACCATGTAGGCTGCCTTGTTGATAATGGCCCCGTCTTGTTTGACCTTGAAGTGGATTGCATCCAAATAGACGATGGCGTAGACGCCTTGCAGAGGCCGATTCTGCCACTCTTTAATGAGAGGTACAATCTTGTTCGTGACATTGGAAATGAGCGTAGGAGAAACCTCAATGCCATACATTTGTCCCAGGTGATCCTGGATTTCCCTGGTGCTGATCCCTTTGGCGTATAAGGCGATAATTTGCTCTTCGATGCCGGTTACGTTTGATTGATGCTTCTTGACGACCAGGGGCTCAAACTCACCTAGGCGGTCCCGAGGGATGGTGATTTCCTGTTCGCCGTACTCGCTGACTACCGTTTTACGGCTCTTTCCGTTCCGACTGTTTGGCGTAAGTTTCGCCTTCACTTCATGCTTTCCATAGCCCAAGTGGGTATCCATTTCGGCTTCCAGCATCTCCTGAATCGTCTCTGCAAATAGATCCTTTAACGCATTCTGTGCATCTTGCGCGGTTACCAGATTGTTCTCTTTAATGAATTCCCGAAGTTGCTGTTTTGACCAAAGTCCCATGTGTTCTTCCCAACCTTTCTCTTACTTCCATTTTAATGGGTTTGAGAGTTTACACAATATATTTTACAGACTCTGGAAACCCGATTCCAAAATCATCTTTATTCAATGCTTTTTCGCGCATCTTAAAGCGCGCTGGTTTACCCCCCTTACCTATTCATTCTCTACGTCATACTCATGCGGTCTTGCTTTTAGAGACAGGTGTCCAAATGAAGTATGTACAGGAACGGCTTGGACACGGAAGCATGAGAATTACCGCCGGTGTTTATGCCCATATATCTAAAAAAAATCGAATCTGACAGTATGGACAAATACGAATCGTTCACTCAAAAAATATTTCAATAATAAATTTTTGTGGGTGATTTGTGGGTGATATCAACTATCATAAAAATCACATTAGATTCCCCACATAACTAAAAATCCCTCAACGCTTAGAGCGCCAAGGGATTCCACATTTTAGTAAAGCGTCAGATATTGATCACGTTCCCATTGATGCACTTGGGTCCGGTACATATCCCATTCAATTTCCTTAAGCTCGTAGAAGTAAGCCAGCGCATGGTCAC carries:
- a CDS encoding type II toxin-antitoxin system HicA family toxin, giving the protein MARINKLIQKMKDRPNGIRFEEVEKVLEHYGYIKARHDGTSHCQFRNDKGDLITVKKKNPLKAACVKDVLGRIGE
- a CDS encoding toxin-antitoxin system HicB family antitoxin, producing MANNQQKDLAYYMSLPYTIQIRPMNDESGHYFYSTVAELDGCQSDGETFAEAYESVLEAMKGYLSVKLEHGDPIPEPVGENEYSGKFNLRVPKSLHQQLAERAAAENVSLNQYCLYKLSK
- a CDS encoding sporulation protein YjcZ, which translates into the protein MSGYEGGAGYGGYGGFHSIGAILVLFILLVIISKAFWV
- a CDS encoding NucA/NucB deoxyribonuclease domain-containing protein; this translates as MFRWIFTILITVLLAGCNVQQQEATRPSKTEPVANPVTQVSADKVKLEFPSDRYPETAQHIREAIAAGKSQVCTIDRDGAEHNRDLSLKGVPTKKGKDRDEWPMAMCSEGGEGADIKYISPKDNRGAGSWVGHKLDEYADGTKVEFIVK
- a CDS encoding tyrosine-type recombinase/integrase, encoding MGLRVYTIYFTDSGNPIPKSSLFNAFSRILKRAGLPPLPIHSLRHTHAVLLLETGVQMKYVQERLGHGSMRITAGVYAHISKKNRI